Proteins from one Juglans microcarpa x Juglans regia isolate MS1-56 chromosome 1S, Jm3101_v1.0, whole genome shotgun sequence genomic window:
- the LOC121246125 gene encoding vesicle-associated membrane protein 722, translating into MGQQSLIYSFVARGTVILAEYTEFTGNFTAIASQCLQKLPASNNKFTYNCDGHTFNYLVENGFTYCVVAVESAGRQIPIALLERVKEDFNKRYGGGKAATAVANSLNKEFGPKLKEHMQYCADHPEEISKLAKVKAQVSEVKGVMMENIEKVLDRGEKIELLVDKTENLRSQAQDFRQQGTQIRRKMWFQNMKIKLIVLGILIALILIIILSVCRGFNC; encoded by the exons atGGGTCAGCAATCTCTGATCTACAGCTTCGTGGCTCGGGGCACGGTTATCCTTGCCGAGTACACGGAGTTCACCGGAAATTTCACCGCCATCGCCTCACAATGCCTCCAGAAGCTCCCGGCTTCCAACAACAAGTTCACCTATAACTGCGACGGCCATACCTTCAATTATCTCGTCGAGAACGGCTTCA CCTATTGTGTAGTTGCTGTTGAATCTGCTGGCAGACAAATTCCCATTGCCTTGTTGGAGCGAGTTAAGGAAGATTTCAACAAGAGATATGGTGGGGGGAAAGCTGCAACTGCTGTTGCCAACAGCCTAAATAAAGAGTTTGG ACCCAAACTGAAGGAGCACATGCAGTATTGTGCTGATCATCCTGAGGAGATAAGCAAGCTTGCAAAAGTGAAGGCTCAGGTTTCTGAAGTCAAGGGTGTTATGATGGAAAATATTGAGAAG GTTCTTGACCGTGGTGAGAAGATTGAGCTGCTGGTGGATAAAACTGAGAACCTTCGCTCGCAG GCACAAGATTTTAGGCAGCAAGGAACTCAGATCAGAAGGAAGATGTGGTTCCagaatatgaagataaaattgATTGTTTTGGGTATTCTCATTGCCTTGATTCTAATTATTATCTTGTCTGTTTGCCGTGGCTTCAATTGTTAA